In Eupeodes corollae chromosome 3, idEupCoro1.1, whole genome shotgun sequence, a single genomic region encodes these proteins:
- the LOC129949464 gene encoding spermine oxidase-like yields the protein MNNANILVIGSGPSGIAAATKLLELGFEKVSLLEAENRIGGRIHTIAFADNVVDLGAQWCHGEKDNVVYELASKGNFLAHSNEDFSKFECIRSNKEELPKTLCIRLKTIIDNILKAGEKDLLTYNDSVGAYITSSFEEALKNPENADIDNTIAKEFLEHFKRYENSVDGCESVYELAPKGFLEYWETEGDQALTWKETGYHQILRLLMKSTEINALGVLDQRVKLGKPVKKITWSATDNEEARVQVKCEDDEILEADHVIVTVSLGVLKEKHSTLFEPKLPAEKTSAIETLGFGTVDKIFMEFTTQFWPSDWLGFSILWREEELKEIRGTERAWMEDVYGFYTVAHQPRILSAWVVSSNARHMETLSQQEILEGSMYLLRKFLRWEIPLPVNFKTTSWYTNENFRGSYSFQSMKAEEINAKPSHLASPLVDSTTSMKPLVLFAGEATSEHRFSTVHGAIETGWREAKRLADFYKDQ from the coding sequence ATGAATAACGCAAACATTTTAGTTATCGGTTCAGGCCCATCGGGCATAGCAGCTGCTACAAAGCTCTTAGAACTTGGGTTTGAAAAAGTCAGTTTGCTTGAAGCTGAGAATCGTATTGGGGGTCGAATTCATACAATTGCATTTGCTGATAATGTTGTAGATTTAGGAGCTCAGTGGTGTCATGGTGAGAAGGATAATGTTGTTTACGAGTTAGCTAGTAAAGGCAACTTTTTGGCACACTCTAATGAGGACTTCAGTAAGTTCGAGTGCATTCGTTCGAATAAGGAAGAACTTCCGAAAACTTTGTGTATACGTTTAAAGACAATaattgacaatattttgaaagccGGGGAAAAAGATCTTCTAACTTACAATGACTCGGTAGGAGCATACATTACGAGCAGTTTCGAAGAAGCTctcaaaaacccagaaaacgCTGATATTGACAACACAATTGCCAAAGAGTTCTTGGAACATTTCAAGAGATACGAGAACTCAGTAGATGGATGTGAATCGGTGTACGAATTGGCGCCAAAGGGTTTTCTTGAGTATTGGGAAACAGAGGGTGATCAAGCACTTACCTGGAAGGAGACGGGTTATCACCAAATTTTACGTTTGCTTATGAAATCAACTGAGATCAATGCCTTGGGAGTGCTCGATCAACGTGTGAAACTGGGAAAGCCGGTGAAGAAGATCACCTGGAGTGCAACCGATAACGAAGAGGCTCGGGTTCAAGTTAAGTGTGAAGATGATGAGATATTGGAAGCTGATCATGTCATAGTAACAGTTTCGTTGGGAGTACTTAAGGAAAAACACTCGACTTTATTTGAACCAAAACTTCCAGCAGAGAAAACAAGTGCAATCGAAACTTTGGGTTTTGGAACTGTCGATAAGATTTTCATGGAATTCACTACTCAATTTTGGCCAAGTGATTGGCTAGGTTTTTCCATACTGTGGCGCGAAGAAGAACTTAAGGAAATTCGTGGTACAGAACGAGCTTGGATGGAAGATGTCTATGGTTTCTATACGGTGGCTCATCAACCAAGAATATTAAGTGCTTGGGTTGTTAGTTCGAATGCCCGTCACATGGAGACTCTGTCACAGCAGGAAATACTTGAGGGAAGTATGTACTTGTTGAGAAAATTCCTTCGTTGGGAAATTCCTCTGCcagtgaattttaaaacaacatcgTGGTATACAAACGAGAATTTTAGAGGTTCGTACTCTTTCCAATCGATGAAGGCAGAAGAGATTAACGCAAAACCAAGTCATCTAGCAAGTCCTTTGGTAGATTCAACAACGTCAATGAAACCACTGGTTCTCTTTGCTGGTGAAGCAACAAGCGAACACCGTTTCTCAACTGTACATGGAGCCATAGAAACTGGATGGAGGGAAGCAAAACGATTGgcagatttttataaagatcaatag